From the Blastocatellia bacterium genome, one window contains:
- a CDS encoding DUF3696 domain-containing protein, with product MSFLETHSEHLILRLLRRIRETNDNELPPDAPALTPDKVSVIYVEQTAEGVKLTPLRIDETGEFIDRWPKGFFEERAEELFKC from the coding sequence ATCTCTTTTCTTGAAACCCATAGCGAACATTTAATATTAAGACTACTTAGACGAATACGAGAGACTAACGACAATGAACTACCACCAGATGCACCAGCACTTACACCTGATAAAGTTTCTGTTATTTATGTTGAACAAACTGCTGAAGGCGTGAAGCTAACACCACTTCGCATAGATGAAACAGGCGAGTTTATAGACCGTTGGCCTAAAGGCTTTTTTGAGGAACGAGCAGAGGAGCTTTTTAAATGTTAA